TCGGCCACCCCATCGGCCAGGACCTTGCGAACCCTATGGACGCCGGGCAGGGGTGCCATCACGGCCTTTCCAGTCGAGGAACGCGGTGTCTGGGTCATCATCTGTCGGAATCTTGGACTCCAAACACGATGAGCGGTCAAGTTTGTGGTCGAGTAGGAGTCGGTCCCAGCGGACTCGGCCCCCGATCTTGGTCGGGCTAATGAAAGACGCTGGATTGCAGCCGCCGAGATAGAGGCGGGCCTCGATGGTGGTCAAAAGCCGAGGGCAGATACTTGAAGTGCCGACAGTATTTTGTGCTTTCACGTCGTTGAGTCTAACGCCTTACTGCCCGCTAGCAAGGCTTAGCTATTGATTTCCCACAGATATTATACCGCGTGACTTGCAAGGCACAGGTCGGCCGTCCCGCCATTTTCCCCGTTGTTCCCCGTTTTATTGCGGGCGCGCCTAGCCGTCTAAACACGGACGCGCGTAAGCCTTGAGCAGTGGGTGTCGCTACAGAAGGTGGCCCCACCGGCGCGTTACGGTCGTCGCAAACAGCGTCTCGAATGCGCTGTCAGCCCGGCACCATTCATCCAACAGCCGCCGCCGATTTTGGCCGCGTGGTTTGGGACTGCCCTTGCCGAGCACGCGCCGCTCAAGCCTCAGCGCACGGTCACGCAGTCGTCCAAGCCGGTCTTCCGACTGAGACTGGTAGGTCAGCTTATGGGCTTGCCGGGATGCAAACACGCCACCTGACATTGGCAAGACTTCGCACCAGCGGCTCTGCCTGGGGCAGATGAAATAGTACCTGCGGCCGCCAAAGGTCATAGGGCGCCACGCCAGCTGGATGCTCTGCTCCTGCGGAACGCCGTTCAGACAAGAGGTGACGATGACCAGCCCGGCGTCGGGGTTCGAGAGATCAACGGAGATGTTGACGCTCCCGCTTTCTTCGCCGGTCGCCGCCCATGACCAGCTTTGCGGGCCGGCGGTAATAGCTCCCGGCCGTAGGCGTCCTTGGCGACGCATCATTCTGATATCGAGGCGGAGTGCGGCGTTTACCGTTCCTCGGTTTCGTTCCCGTGGGCGTCCAGAGCTGTGCCCTCCCATATTTTCCGAAATCCTTTGGCTAACTCGCGTTAATTCAAACGGGGGGGCGTGGCCGTTGGGGTGGGGCCAATCGAGGCCCTAGCGGGCCTGTGGAGTCTCGAATCGTGCCTCCGGGCTACCCGGGGTAGCGGGTTGGCATTCAGGGGTGTCCTGAGTCATCCAGGGGGCGGCGGCGGGCCGTTGGACCAATGGAATGGCTCACTTTGATGCGTTTCCCGAGCACCACGCCGCCCGTGCGTCGATACTTGGCGGTGTTGGGTACCCAGTGAGCCGTTCGGACCTCGTCCGTACCCTCTTTCAGCAAGTATCTCTTCAGGTCGCTGCTGAGGGTGCCTTTGGTAATGGGCATTATGCGGGCCGCGGAAGCCCGCACTTCACCTGTGGCTTCCATTTCGATCCAGCCGAACGCGGCTCGCTTGAAGGCGGCCGAATGGCGCGGCGGGACGTGGATCACGAGATGCAGGTGCTCGCCTTTTAGCCTTCCTACCTCACGGGCGTAGGCCCAAACGGCGGGAGCGCCTGTCGCGCGCTTTAGCCAAGTGCCTGCAAGGTTGAGGAACCGTTGGGTGCGCGTCGCGACGGGGATCGGGCACTCGGCATGCTTCCATTGGATCGTGATGAACAGGTTGGGTTCCCGTTCGAGCTGGCGTGTGAAGTTTAGCGCGGCCGCAAGGTTGTCGGCGTCGTTGGTCTGGATATGTTCATGGCGTTTTCGGTGGGTTGGTGCGCCGACCACGGACGGGGGGCGACCTCGTGGTTTTGTGCCTGTCAGCGGGCGTTGGGGGGCGTTGTTGGCGGCATCTACTGCGGTTTGGGCCACTAAAGGATAGAGCCTCCACTCATTGGCGGTAGTGCGGGCGCGTTAACCCGTTGGAAATGTATCCGTTTTGTTCGCAAAGCGCCATAGCCATCGCTGCGGGAAAAATAACCGATGCAAAGTGGGCCGTTCACAGGTAAAGGAGCGTATACTTGTGAACGGAGCACACAGTGGCAGAGGGTCGGTTCGTCGCCTACTACCGGGTGAGCACGGAAAAGCAGGGCCGCTCGGGGCTCGGTCTCGACGCGCAGCGCGAGGCAGTGGCCACCTACCTCAATGGCGGGCATTGGCAGCTGCTAGCCGAGTTCACGGAGACCGAAACCGGCAAGGGCTCGAACGCTCTAGCGAAGCGGCCTCAACTGCGAGCAGCGCTGGAGCACGCCAAAAAGCACAAGGCGACGCTTGTCATCGCCAAGCTCGACCGGCTTGCCCGGAACGTGGCCTTTATTGCTCAGCTTATGGAGGCGGGGGTGGACTTCATCGCCGTGGACAACCCGACGGCCAATCGCCTGACACTGCACATCCTTGCGGCGGTCGCCGAGCACGAACGCGAAATGATCTCAGAGCGGACCAAGGCAGCGCTTGCAGCAGCGAAGGCCAGGGGACAGGTGCTTGGCCGCAACGGTGCGAACCTAGCGCTGCGCAACAAGGCAGTCGCGGCGGAACGCCTCCAGCCCATCGCGGCTGACCTTAATGCCCTTAGGGACGAGGGCTTGAGCGTGCGCGGCATAGCCGCCGCCTTGAACGAGCGGGGAATCCCATCGCCCGGCGGCGCCGGCTGGCATGCCGCCAACACCCACCGCGCCCTTAAAAGGCTGCGTCGGTAGGTCCGCTTCGCCGACACCACACCCGACAGCCGACGCTCGGCCTT
This genomic stretch from Phenylobacterium sp. LH3H17 harbors:
- a CDS encoding recombinase family protein produces the protein MAEGRFVAYYRVSTEKQGRSGLGLDAQREAVATYLNGGHWQLLAEFTETETGKGSNALAKRPQLRAALEHAKKHKATLVIAKLDRLARNVAFIAQLMEAGVDFIAVDNPTANRLTLHILAAVAEHEREMISERTKAALAAAKARGQVLGRNGANLALRNKAVAAERLQPIAADLNALRDEGLSVRGIAAALNERGIPSPGGAGWHAANTHRALKRLRR